In one Terriglobia bacterium genomic region, the following are encoded:
- a CDS encoding PilZ domain-containing protein: MEAESSSGSRAARYPFVAEVRATNLASGTQIYGETEDLSIGGCCIRTREPLPRGSSILVEIKRSGILFVTRATVAYSLAAEAMGVIFLNVPSEQMPILAGWLQAAIPTIRRNVREEQPGSEAADALLEKPETISD, translated from the coding sequence GTGGAAGCAGAGTCTTCCAGTGGAAGCCGTGCAGCGAGGTACCCGTTTGTCGCTGAGGTGAGGGCCACGAATTTGGCCTCCGGAACACAGATCTATGGAGAAACGGAGGATTTGAGTATAGGCGGATGCTGCATCCGCACGCGTGAGCCATTGCCTCGTGGCAGTTCCATCCTGGTGGAAATCAAAAGAAGCGGAATTCTCTTCGTAACTCGAGCAACTGTAGCCTACAGCCTGGCGGCAGAAGCGATGGGTGTAATTTTTCTGAACGTGCCATCCGAGCAGATGCCAATTCTCGCAGGCTGGCTTCAAGCTGCAATTCCAACCATTCGTCGCAATGTAAGGGAGGAACAGCCGGGCAGTGAGGCTGCGGATGCTCTCCTTGAAAAACCGGAGACAATCAGCGATTAG
- a CDS encoding DUF6448 family protein, which produces MTERSWKRALLVLGLLVLTPNRALGHCDGMDGPVVKAAQKALETGNVNLVLIWVQKADEVEIRKAFDQTMTVRKLSPEAKALADRYFFETLVRLHRAGEGAPYTGLKPAGRDLGPAIPAADKALADRTAEPLVKLVNGAAEKGLREHFQGALEKADFNKNNVEAGHAYVKAYIEFIHYAERMYVAATEPVSGHYHEAGEGGAQSERK; this is translated from the coding sequence ATGACGGAACGTAGCTGGAAGCGGGCTCTGCTTGTTCTGGGCCTCCTGGTTTTGACGCCGAACCGTGCCCTGGGTCACTGCGATGGAATGGATGGACCCGTGGTCAAGGCGGCGCAGAAAGCGCTGGAGACAGGAAACGTCAATCTCGTTCTCATTTGGGTGCAAAAGGCTGATGAAGTTGAAATACGAAAAGCCTTTGACCAAACGATGACTGTCCGGAAACTGAGCCCGGAAGCGAAGGCGCTAGCCGATCGATATTTCTTCGAGACCCTAGTGCGCCTGCATCGAGCGGGCGAAGGAGCGCCCTATACTGGGCTCAAACCTGCGGGCCGGGATCTCGGCCCCGCCATCCCCGCCGCGGACAAAGCGCTCGCGGATCGGACAGCAGAGCCGCTGGTGAAGCTTGTCAATGGAGCTGCGGAGAAGGGGCTTCGCGAGCATTTCCAAGGCGCGCTGGAAAAGGCGGACTTCAACAAAAACAATGTCGAGGCGGGCCACGCGTACGTTAAAGCGTATATAGAATTTATCCACTACGCTGAACGAATGTATGTGGCAGCCACGGAACCCGTCTCGGGCCATTACCATGAAGCCGGGGAGGGCGGGGCGCAAAGCGAACGGAAGTAA
- a CDS encoding sigma 54-interacting transcriptional regulator, giving the protein MADPVPSSPNAAAPPEQSRRQLEALLEVSEAVAQHRDLPALFHDLSGRLHSVVSFDFLALVLHDPARNVMRLHVLEARQPTDHEPGTEAPVENHPAGWVLQMQQPFLVADAALDARYPEFMQRLQAEGVHSLALLPLTTAQRRIGALGFGRRAAQRITDAELQFLQRVASQVAVAVDNALNSESSQAYQQQLARERDRLQVLLEVNNLLVAHRDFQELFRGIVTTLERVIHHDYTSLALFDPASGLLRIHALDFPAAQGLLRPEMIVPLDASPSGRCFSTGQPCLLRGPELDRFPGEIIGILRREGVTSICCVPLFTHGRTFGTLNLASRRPDAFPEADVELLRQVAGQVAIAVENALAFKEIDALKNKLNEEKLYLEEEIRSEFNFEEIIGESAAIKRTLAQVELVAAASTAVLILGETGTGKELIARAIHNRSARRARTFVKVNCAAIPSGLLESELFGHERGAFTGAIAQKIGRFELADKGTLFLDEVGDIPLDLQPKLLRVLQEQEFERLGSPRTIRVDTRVVAATNRDLAKLVADKQFRSDLYYRLNVFPIHVPALRERREDVPLLVRYFVQRYSRQLNKKVEYVPAEVMDALVSYSWPGNIRELENLIERAVLLSPGNELRVPLAELKPAPAAAFGDAFSFAPSRAPADAAISTLEEAERQHILRALRFTHWRIAGPSGAAALLGLKRTTLQARMRKLGLRRPI; this is encoded by the coding sequence ATGGCCGATCCCGTTCCTTCCTCCCCCAACGCGGCCGCGCCGCCCGAGCAGTCCCGGCGCCAGCTCGAAGCCCTGCTGGAAGTCAGCGAAGCCGTCGCGCAGCACCGCGATCTGCCAGCCCTCTTCCACGATCTCTCCGGCCGTCTCCATTCCGTCGTCTCCTTCGATTTCCTCGCCCTCGTCCTCCACGATCCCGCGCGTAACGTCATGCGCCTGCACGTCCTCGAAGCGCGCCAGCCCACCGATCACGAACCCGGCACCGAGGCGCCCGTCGAAAACCATCCTGCGGGCTGGGTCTTGCAGATGCAGCAGCCCTTTCTCGTCGCCGACGCCGCCCTCGATGCGCGCTACCCCGAGTTCATGCAGCGCCTGCAAGCCGAGGGCGTCCACTCCCTGGCCCTGCTCCCCCTGACCACTGCCCAGCGCCGCATCGGCGCGCTGGGCTTCGGCCGCCGCGCCGCCCAGCGCATCACCGACGCCGAGCTGCAATTCCTGCAGCGCGTCGCCAGCCAGGTGGCCGTCGCCGTGGACAACGCCCTCAATTCCGAGAGCTCCCAGGCCTACCAGCAGCAACTCGCCCGCGAACGCGACCGCCTCCAGGTGCTCCTCGAAGTCAATAACCTGCTCGTCGCCCACCGCGACTTCCAGGAACTTTTCCGCGGCATCGTCACCACCCTCGAGCGCGTCATCCACCACGACTACACCAGCCTCGCCCTCTTCGATCCCGCCAGCGGCCTGCTTCGCATTCACGCCCTCGATTTCCCCGCCGCCCAGGGACTCCTCCGCCCGGAGATGATCGTGCCCCTCGACGCCTCGCCCTCCGGCCGCTGCTTCTCCACCGGCCAGCCCTGCCTTCTGCGCGGCCCCGAGCTCGACCGCTTCCCCGGCGAAATCATCGGCATCCTCCGCCGCGAAGGCGTCACCTCCATCTGCTGCGTTCCGCTCTTCACCCACGGCCGCACCTTCGGCACCCTCAATCTCGCCAGCCGCCGCCCCGACGCCTTTCCCGAGGCCGACGTCGAGCTCCTCCGCCAGGTCGCCGGGCAAGTGGCCATCGCCGTCGAAAACGCCCTGGCCTTCAAGGAGATTGACGCCCTCAAGAACAAGCTCAACGAAGAAAAGCTCTACCTCGAAGAAGAGATCCGCAGCGAGTTCAACTTCGAGGAGATCATCGGCGAAAGCGCCGCCATCAAGCGCACCCTCGCCCAGGTCGAGCTCGTCGCCGCCGCCTCCACCGCCGTGCTCATCCTCGGCGAGACCGGCACCGGCAAGGAGCTCATCGCCCGCGCCATCCACAACCGCAGCGCGCGCCGCGCCCGCACCTTCGTCAAGGTCAACTGCGCCGCCATCCCTTCCGGCCTGCTCGAATCCGAGCTTTTCGGCCACGAGCGCGGCGCCTTCACCGGCGCCATCGCCCAGAAGATCGGCCGCTTCGAGCTCGCCGACAAAGGCACCCTGTTCCTCGACGAAGTCGGCGACATCCCCCTCGATCTGCAGCCCAAACTCCTCCGCGTCCTCCAGGAGCAGGAATTCGAGCGTCTCGGCAGCCCGCGCACCATTCGCGTGGACACCCGCGTCGTCGCCGCCACCAACCGCGACCTCGCCAAACTCGTCGCCGATAAACAGTTCCGCAGCGACCTCTACTACCGCCTCAACGTCTTCCCCATTCACGTTCCCGCGCTGCGCGAGCGCCGCGAAGACGTGCCCCTCCTGGTCCGCTACTTCGTCCAGCGCTATAGCCGCCAGCTCAATAAAAAAGTCGAATACGTCCCCGCCGAAGTCATGGACGCCCTGGTCAGCTACTCCTGGCCCGGCAACATCCGCGAGCTCGAAAATCTCATCGAGCGCGCCGTGCTCCTTTCCCCCGGCAACGAGCTCCGCGTCCCCCTGGCCGAGTTAAAGCCCGCTCCAGCCGCCGCCTTCGGCGACGCTTTTTCCTTCGCCCCCTCCCGCGCTCCGGCCGATGCCGCCATCTCCACCCTCGAAGAAGCCGAGCGCCAGCACATCCTCCGCGCCCTCCGCTTTACCCACTGGCGCATCGCCGGACCCAGCGGCGCCGCCGCCCTCCTCGGCCTCAAGCGCACCACCCTGCAGGCCCGCATGCGCAAACTCGGCCTCCGCCGCCCCATCTGA
- a CDS encoding DmsE family decaheme c-type cytochrome, with the protein MLAYATAGAGQTANHEAGPGAAQDQAQAAAPSGADGDYVGSDTCITCHQDQERRFKNTIMGKVMANPRTPLEARGCEACHGPGKAHVEAGGGKETIPLRFGRDSKNTVAEQNAACLECHSRGGRLFWRGSPHESRGMACVDCHQVKQELHVALSTEGRYNAPLSENRGVKKSQPELCLQCHQMRRAQLQRSSHMPYREGKVTCTSCHNPHGSPNPKQLLQSTTNENCLSCHTERRGPFLWEHPPVMENCANCHEPHGTSNPELLKVRMPRLCDSCHVATRHPTQAQPLGSIKNFNRGCTNCHSAIHGSNHPSGDKFLR; encoded by the coding sequence ATGCTGGCTTATGCCACGGCCGGCGCGGGGCAGACTGCCAACCATGAGGCCGGACCTGGGGCCGCACAGGACCAGGCGCAAGCCGCAGCGCCCTCGGGGGCGGACGGAGATTATGTAGGAAGCGACACCTGTATAACATGCCATCAAGATCAAGAGCGCCGCTTTAAGAACACCATCATGGGCAAGGTGATGGCCAATCCCCGGACGCCCCTGGAGGCCCGCGGTTGCGAAGCGTGTCACGGGCCGGGGAAAGCCCACGTGGAAGCCGGCGGCGGCAAGGAAACCATACCGCTGCGCTTCGGCAGGGATTCCAAGAACACGGTCGCGGAGCAAAACGCCGCCTGTCTGGAGTGCCATTCGCGCGGCGGGCGGCTGTTCTGGAGAGGCAGCCCGCACGAATCGCGCGGCATGGCCTGCGTGGACTGCCACCAGGTGAAGCAGGAGCTGCATGTCGCGTTGTCTACCGAAGGCCGCTACAACGCTCCACTGTCGGAGAACCGGGGCGTAAAGAAGTCGCAGCCGGAGTTGTGCCTGCAATGCCACCAGATGCGGCGCGCACAGCTGCAACGCTCCTCGCATATGCCCTACCGCGAAGGCAAGGTGACCTGCACCAGCTGCCATAATCCGCACGGCTCGCCGAATCCCAAGCAACTTCTGCAGAGCACGACCAACGAGAATTGCCTGAGCTGCCACACGGAGCGGCGCGGCCCCTTCCTGTGGGAGCACCCGCCGGTAATGGAGAACTGCGCCAACTGTCATGAGCCGCACGGCACCAGCAACCCGGAGTTGCTGAAGGTGCGCATGCCGCGCCTCTGCGATTCCTGCCACGTGGCCACGCGTCACCCCACGCAAGCGCAGCCCCTGGGTTCGATCAAGAATTTCAACCGCGGCTGCACTAACTGCCATTCCGCCATCCACGGGTCGAATCACCCGTCGGGCGACAAGTTCCTACGCTAG